The Halobellus sp. MBLA0158 genome has a window encoding:
- a CDS encoding MFS transporter, with translation MVSRTDSSFARVTDTVAALRGGGRGWTLVAVAGGWFFALGLRFVIPALLPAIRADFPVSETVAGAAITLLWVTYAVMQFPAGVLIDRVGERALLVTGAVAGGLTMAVYALSPTFAVFLVATGAYGLASGLYGPPRGTALSRIYAGNDGAAFGIVLAAGSIGAALLPPVATYASGLVGWRGALALTVPGFLLAGAALRRFVPRRDAEQTDDAPDPGPDAAGKRARIRAYAGAVRDAVASRTVGLALVGTMLMLFAFQGLTAFLTTYLVTAKGLSEAVAGTLFGLLFLSAAVFQSAGGALADRYGHGRVLAAVAFAGVPPLVALPYADSLAVLVAVVLFLGMRLSVGPISNAYIVSLLPTDVRGTAWGAVRTTLFVVGSLGSTAVGAMADYDRYTTAFFLLAGLTGIAGVIYLSLPEREDVAVGHESGDV, from the coding sequence GTGGTATCGCGCACGGATTCCTCGTTCGCTCGCGTCACCGACACAGTGGCGGCGCTGCGCGGCGGGGGCCGCGGCTGGACGCTCGTGGCCGTCGCCGGCGGGTGGTTCTTCGCGCTCGGCCTCCGGTTTGTCATCCCGGCGCTGCTCCCGGCGATCAGGGCCGATTTCCCCGTCTCCGAGACCGTCGCGGGCGCGGCGATCACGCTCCTGTGGGTCACCTACGCCGTGATGCAGTTCCCCGCCGGCGTGCTGATCGATCGCGTCGGCGAGCGGGCGCTGCTCGTCACGGGCGCCGTGGCGGGCGGCCTCACGATGGCGGTGTACGCGCTCTCGCCCACCTTCGCGGTGTTTCTCGTCGCGACCGGCGCCTACGGCCTGGCGTCCGGCCTCTACGGCCCGCCGCGGGGGACCGCCCTCTCGCGGATCTACGCCGGCAACGACGGTGCCGCGTTCGGGATCGTCCTCGCGGCGGGGAGCATCGGCGCCGCCCTCCTCCCGCCCGTTGCGACCTACGCCTCCGGCCTCGTCGGCTGGCGCGGCGCGCTCGCGCTCACCGTCCCGGGGTTCCTGCTGGCCGGCGCGGCGCTCCGGCGGTTCGTCCCGAGGCGGGACGCGGAGCAGACGGACGACGCTCCGGATCCGGGACCGGACGCGGCCGGCAAGCGCGCACGGATCCGCGCGTACGCCGGCGCCGTCCGCGACGCCGTCGCGTCCCGGACCGTCGGGCTCGCACTCGTCGGAACGATGCTGATGCTGTTCGCCTTCCAGGGGCTGACCGCGTTTCTGACGACGTATCTGGTGACCGCGAAAGGCCTCTCGGAGGCCGTCGCGGGGACGCTCTTCGGGCTCCTGTTCCTCAGCGCCGCGGTGTTCCAGTCCGCCGGCGGCGCGCTCGCGGACCGCTACGGGCACGGCCGGGTGCTCGCGGCCGTCGCCTTCGCGGGCGTGCCCCCGCTCGTGGCGCTCCCGTACGCCGACAGCCTGGCGGTGCTCGTCGCGGTCGTCCTCTTTCTGGGGATGCGCCTGTCGGTCGGGCCGATCTCGAACGCATACATCGTCTCGCTCCTCCCCACGGACGTCCGGGGGACCGCCTGGGGCGCGGTCCGGACGACCCTCTTCGTCGTCGGGTCGCTGGGCTCGACGGCGGTGGGAGCGATGGCCGACTACGACCGCTACACCACGGCGTTCTTCCTGCTGGCGGGGCTGACCGGGATCGCCGGGGTGATCTACCTCTCGCTGCCCGAACGGGAGGATGTCGCGGTCGGACACGAAT
- a CDS encoding MATE family efflux transporter translates to MAVRDSIWRVLSLFPAALARAGLVNREQAESAFDLAVPVMVTGGLRVLLRIADFLMVGLALGDAAIAGLELGFQYYFIGFGLSLAVSSGTISVVSRLQGADRPERANLAVKQSLWLALVVSVPLTVGAWVYAEPLVGILTADPAAVDYGATYLSIVMLSMAPRFFSMVAARALAGSADTRTPMYARLLTLPMNVVLNAVLIFGLGPIPSFGIAGAAIGTVAANALAGALFFWLLVSGEYAVTLDLGGRQLDLGLVVEILRVGLPLAGMRLVQTLARFPFLFILGVLGTPALAAYAIARRVMLLALMPAWGYSTAASTLVGQHIGAGDDDLAAAYGWQTLRIALATQLLIGAVIVVAARPIAVAFGTDHVGLTVSFIRLFGVVVAGFSISRTMRGGLRGAGDTRWPLYAMIAGSFLVRLPIAALALPAGFAVTLLGVSLPVGLGLGFPAIYVAIVADFYVKAAVNTGRFRSGRWRGVARASGLGGD, encoded by the coding sequence ATGGCCGTCCGCGACTCCATCTGGCGGGTGCTCTCGCTGTTTCCGGCGGCGCTGGCCCGCGCCGGGCTCGTGAACCGCGAACAGGCGGAGTCGGCGTTCGACCTCGCGGTGCCGGTGATGGTGACCGGCGGGCTCCGGGTGCTCCTCCGGATCGCGGACTTCCTGATGGTCGGGCTCGCGCTCGGCGACGCCGCCATCGCCGGGCTGGAGCTGGGGTTTCAGTACTACTTCATCGGCTTCGGCCTCTCGCTTGCGGTCTCCTCGGGGACGATAAGCGTCGTCTCCCGGCTCCAGGGCGCAGACCGCCCGGAGCGTGCGAACCTCGCGGTCAAACAGTCGCTCTGGCTCGCGCTCGTCGTGTCGGTGCCGCTGACGGTCGGCGCGTGGGTCTACGCCGAGCCGCTCGTCGGGATCCTGACCGCGGACCCGGCGGCGGTCGACTACGGGGCGACCTACCTCTCGATCGTGATGCTGTCGATGGCGCCGCGGTTCTTCTCGATGGTCGCCGCGCGGGCGCTCGCGGGCAGCGCCGACACGCGCACCCCGATGTACGCGCGGCTGCTCACGCTGCCGATGAACGTCGTCCTCAACGCCGTGCTCATCTTCGGGCTCGGCCCGATCCCGTCGTTCGGCATCGCCGGCGCGGCGATCGGGACCGTCGCCGCGAACGCGCTCGCCGGCGCGCTCTTCTTCTGGCTGCTCGTCTCCGGGGAGTACGCCGTCACGCTCGACCTCGGCGGCCGCCAGCTCGACCTCGGGCTCGTCGTCGAGATCCTCCGCGTCGGGCTCCCGCTCGCGGGGATGCGCCTGGTCCAGACGCTCGCGCGCTTTCCGTTCCTGTTCATCCTCGGCGTGCTCGGGACGCCCGCGCTGGCGGCGTACGCCATCGCCCGCCGGGTGATGCTGCTGGCGCTGATGCCCGCCTGGGGCTACTCGACGGCGGCGTCGACGCTCGTCGGACAACACATCGGCGCCGGCGACGACGACCTGGCCGCGGCCTACGGCTGGCAGACCCTCCGGATCGCGCTCGCGACCCAGCTCCTGATCGGAGCGGTCATCGTCGTCGCCGCGCGCCCCATCGCGGTCGCGTTCGGCACCGACCACGTCGGGCTGACGGTGTCGTTCATCCGCCTGTTCGGCGTCGTCGTCGCCGGCTTCTCAATCTCGCGGACGATGCGCGGCGGGCTGCGCGGCGCCGGCGACACCCGCTGGCCGCTGTACGCGATGATCGCCGGCTCGTTCCTCGTGCGGCTCCCGATCGCCGCGCTCGCGCTCCCGGCCGGCTTCGCCGTCACGCTACTGGGCGTTTCCCTCCCTGTCGGACTCGGCCTCGGCTTTCCCGCCATCTACGTCGCGATCGTCGCGGACTTCTACGTGAAGGCCGCGGTGAACACCGGACGGTTCCGATCGGGGCGGTGGCGAGGCGTCGCCCGGGCGTCGGGACTGGGCGGCGACTGA
- a CDS encoding ZIP family metal transporter, translating to MATFETMLMVTTLSGLVTGVGAVPVLFGARVSHRVYDAALGLAGGIMIAASVFGLIIPGTEQGSLWSVMVGVFVGGFGLLVGNRVIPHVHTEYKRWRGHGGATDEEPTLDDRVRRAILIGGAITLHNAPEGLAMGVAFASGLEEIAFVLAIVIGLQNVPDGFAFAVPVSQAGMPTWRVFAYTTLSGTVPQVVASVFGFGLVAIAQGVFPVAAGFAAGAMLAVVLREMVPSSHGHGYADAATAAFLVGFVFFVVVDAVIGA from the coding sequence ATGGCCACGTTCGAGACGATGCTGATGGTGACGACGCTGTCCGGCCTCGTGACCGGCGTCGGCGCGGTGCCGGTCCTCTTCGGCGCTCGCGTCAGCCACCGCGTGTACGACGCCGCGCTGGGACTCGCGGGCGGGATTATGATCGCGGCGTCCGTCTTCGGACTCATCATCCCGGGGACCGAACAGGGGTCCCTGTGGTCGGTGATGGTCGGGGTCTTCGTCGGCGGCTTCGGCCTGCTCGTCGGCAACCGCGTGATCCCTCACGTCCACACGGAGTACAAGCGCTGGCGCGGCCACGGCGGCGCCACAGACGAGGAGCCGACGCTCGACGACCGCGTCCGGCGGGCCATTCTGATCGGGGGCGCCATCACGCTCCACAACGCGCCCGAAGGCCTGGCGATGGGGGTCGCGTTCGCGTCCGGCCTCGAGGAGATCGCGTTCGTCCTGGCGATCGTGATCGGCCTCCAGAACGTCCCGGACGGCTTCGCGTTCGCCGTCCCGGTCAGCCAGGCGGGGATGCCCACCTGGCGGGTCTTCGCGTACACGACGCTTTCGGGCACCGTCCCGCAGGTCGTCGCCTCGGTCTTCGGGTTCGGTCTCGTCGCGATCGCGCAGGGGGTCTTCCCCGTCGCGGCCGGCTTCGCCGCCGGGGCGATGCTCGCGGTCGTCCTCCGGGAGATGGTCCCGTCGAGCCACGGTCACGGCTACGCCGACGCCGCGACCGCGGCCTTTCTGGTGGGATTCGTCTTCTTCGTCGTCGTCGACGCCGTTATCGGGGCGTGA
- a CDS encoding 30S ribosomal protein S15 encodes MARMHTRRRGSSGSDKPVADDPPEWSDVDPDDIEARVVELAEQGHDPSQIGLKLRDEGVKGVPVPDVKVATGKKVTTILEEHDAEPELPEDLRNLMERAVRLRRHVRENQQDMQNKRALQNTESKIRRLVDYYRGDELDEDFTYTFDTAVKLLEE; translated from the coding sequence ATGGCACGAATGCACACTCGCCGCCGCGGCTCGTCCGGTTCGGACAAGCCGGTGGCAGACGACCCCCCGGAGTGGAGTGACGTCGATCCCGACGACATCGAAGCGCGCGTCGTCGAACTCGCAGAGCAGGGCCACGATCCCAGTCAGATCGGGCTCAAGCTCCGCGACGAAGGCGTCAAAGGCGTGCCGGTCCCCGACGTGAAGGTCGCGACCGGCAAGAAGGTCACCACGATCCTCGAAGAGCACGACGCCGAGCCCGAGCTCCCCGAGGACCTGCGGAACCTGATGGAGCGCGCGGTGCGGCTCCGCCGCCACGTGCGCGAGAATCAGCAGGACATGCAGAACAAGCGCGCCCTGCAGAACACCGAGTCGAAGATCCGTCGCCTGGTCGACTACTACCGCGGCGACGAACTCGACGAGGACTTCACCTACACCTTCGACACCGCCGTCAAACTCCTCGAAGAGTAG
- a CDS encoding KEOPS complex subunit Pcc1, producing MTEGTDTEPNADPGRERALRTARLRTSHADAETVAAALRPDNTDSMEMAVEGDALVTTVSRETTGGLQSTVDDTVVNLTVAETIVDTVQNYE from the coding sequence ATGACGGAGGGAACAGACACGGAACCGAACGCGGACCCGGGGCGCGAGCGCGCGCTCCGAACCGCCCGCCTGCGGACGAGCCACGCCGACGCCGAGACGGTGGCGGCGGCGCTCCGTCCGGACAACACCGACTCGATGGAGATGGCCGTCGAGGGCGACGCCCTCGTGACGACGGTCTCCCGCGAGACGACCGGCGGGCTCCAGTCCACGGTGGACGACACCGTGGTCAATCTGACGGTGGCAGAGACCATCGTCGACACAGTTCAAAACTATGAGTGA
- a CDS encoding 30S ribosomal protein S3ae yields MSERSVSKQRSGKRWYTLIAPEQFDRTEIGSTFADEPEKVYGRTVEVTLGDITGDQGENNTKLTFKVNDVSSDAAYTEFIKHELARDYVRSLVRRGASKVDAAITVLTTDDYRVQLQPVAFTTKKADRSQEQAIRRVMIDLVEEAAAERTFAELVDSVIEGRLSSAIYGEAKTIYPLRRVEVQKLTLEARPEEVAAEEEAAVDVEEEDVAVDE; encoded by the coding sequence ATGAGTGAACGATCAGTCTCGAAGCAGAGAAGCGGAAAGCGATGGTACACCCTCATCGCGCCGGAGCAGTTCGACCGGACCGAGATTGGCTCGACCTTCGCGGACGAGCCCGAGAAGGTCTACGGCCGAACCGTCGAGGTCACCCTCGGCGACATCACCGGCGATCAGGGTGAAAACAACACGAAGCTCACCTTCAAGGTGAACGACGTCTCCAGCGACGCGGCCTACACCGAGTTCATCAAGCACGAACTCGCCCGCGACTACGTCCGGAGCCTCGTCCGGCGCGGGGCCTCGAAGGTCGACGCCGCGATCACGGTGCTTACGACCGACGACTACCGCGTCCAGCTCCAGCCCGTCGCCTTCACGACGAAGAAGGCCGACCGGAGCCAAGAGCAGGCGATCCGCCGGGTGATGATCGACCTCGTCGAGGAGGCCGCCGCCGAGCGGACCTTCGCCGAGCTCGTCGACAGCGTCATCGAAGGCCGGCTCTCGTCGGCGATCTACGGCGAGGCCAAGACCATCTACCCGCTCCGCCGGGTGGAGGTCCAGAAGCTCACCCTCGAAGCGCGACCCGAAGAGGTCGCCGCCGAGGAAGAAGCCGCCGTCGACGTCGAAGAAGAAGACGTCGCGGTCGACGAGTAA
- a CDS encoding plastocyanin/azurin family copper-binding protein, producing MSDRRATEGAFAPSRRRFLAGVGGAAATGLAGCSGAGAADDYDVGMTAVAFDPVEITVSTGETVVWRNTSSRGHTVTAYDSGIPDDAEFFASGDYGTTEEAREAFTSEFGGVIDSGENWSHTFEVAGEYEYFCIPHEQAGMVGTVVVEE from the coding sequence ATGAGCGACAGGCGAGCGACGGAGGGCGCGTTTGCACCGTCCCGGCGGCGCTTCCTCGCGGGCGTCGGCGGCGCGGCGGCGACGGGGCTGGCCGGCTGTTCCGGGGCCGGCGCCGCGGACGACTACGACGTCGGGATGACCGCCGTCGCGTTCGATCCCGTCGAGATCACGGTCTCGACGGGCGAGACGGTCGTCTGGCGGAACACCAGTTCGCGCGGTCACACCGTGACGGCCTACGACTCGGGAATCCCCGACGACGCCGAGTTCTTCGCCAGCGGCGACTACGGGACCACCGAGGAGGCGCGGGAGGCCTTCACCTCGGAGTTCGGCGGCGTCATCGACAGCGGCGAGAACTGGTCGCACACCTTCGAGGTCGCCGGCGAGTACGAGTACTTCTGCATCCCGCACGAGCAGGCCGGGATGGTCGGGACCGTCGTCGTCGAGGAGTAG
- a CDS encoding protein sorting system archaetidylserine synthase (This PssA-like phosphatidyltransferase, along with a PssD-like decarboxylase, is required in Haloarchaea for the archaeosortase ArtA to replace the PGF-CTERM sorting signal with a C-terminal lipid anchor.), which translates to MKPRFVGRLGLADAVTISNAALGFLAAVATTVDVELAARLLLLAAIADALDGVIARRRGGTAVGPYLDSLADVASFGVAPALLVSMAVADAWGLATGRGLVAVAGAALFVAAAVTRLGLYTAYDSDAHVTEGVQTTLAATILGATVLAGFTSPIVLAPLVYLLAGLMLAPITYPDLHAQDALVMGIVQAAAILLGGRMGKRLVGSIGEGFAYGLLFLALAYLFLGPRFYWRRD; encoded by the coding sequence ATGAAGCCGCGGTTCGTCGGTCGGCTGGGCCTCGCCGACGCGGTCACGATCTCCAACGCCGCGCTCGGCTTCCTCGCGGCCGTCGCCACCACCGTCGACGTCGAACTCGCGGCGCGGCTCCTCCTGCTCGCCGCGATCGCGGACGCGCTGGACGGCGTCATAGCCCGTCGCCGCGGCGGGACCGCCGTCGGTCCCTACCTGGACTCGCTGGCCGACGTCGCCTCTTTCGGCGTCGCGCCCGCGCTGCTCGTCTCGATGGCCGTCGCCGACGCGTGGGGGCTCGCGACCGGGCGGGGGCTCGTCGCGGTCGCGGGCGCGGCGCTCTTCGTCGCCGCCGCGGTGACGCGACTCGGCCTCTACACCGCCTACGACAGCGACGCCCACGTGACTGAGGGCGTCCAGACGACGCTCGCGGCGACGATCCTCGGCGCGACGGTGCTGGCGGGGTTCACGAGCCCGATCGTCCTGGCGCCGCTCGTCTACCTGCTCGCCGGGCTGATGCTCGCGCCGATCACGTATCCCGATCTCCACGCCCAGGACGCGCTGGTGATGGGCATCGTCCAGGCCGCCGCGATCCTCCTCGGCGGTCGGATGGGCAAGCGCCTCGTCGGCTCGATCGGCGAGGGCTTCGCCTACGGGCTGTTGTTCCTGGCGCTCGCGTACTTGTTCTTGGGCCCGAGATTCTACTGGCGACGCGACTGA
- a CDS encoding DUF7111 family protein yields the protein MAERETTADGITARYRETETERLLVFERDGQTAAVAQNREGYAMLKVRPTADGDELERYYGFDMALDHAAELLGVSPHDLPVPEAAEDMGM from the coding sequence ATGGCGGAACGCGAGACGACGGCCGACGGAATCACCGCGCGCTACCGCGAGACCGAGACAGAGCGCCTGCTGGTCTTCGAGCGGGACGGACAGACCGCGGCGGTCGCACAGAACCGCGAGGGCTACGCGATGCTGAAAGTCCGGCCGACCGCCGACGGCGACGAACTGGAGCGGTACTACGGCTTCGATATGGCGCTCGATCACGCCGCGGAGCTGCTCGGCGTCTCGCCCCACGACCTCCCCGTCCCCGAGGCCGCAGAGGATATGGGGATGTGA
- a CDS encoding DNA-binding protein produces the protein MSRWLQSGRRRDLCALLYEAGTLRGQKLKTSLERHYDTRLDPQSFYGSLDALVDRGLVAVETEGIHDVYRLTEAGIDGVESHHRWLTARVEGGSGTEADGDTE, from the coding sequence ATGTCGCGATGGCTCCAGAGCGGGCGGCGGCGGGACCTGTGTGCGCTGCTCTACGAGGCCGGAACGCTCCGCGGACAGAAACTCAAGACGTCGCTCGAACGACACTACGACACCAGGCTCGACCCCCAGTCGTTCTACGGGAGCCTCGACGCGCTCGTCGACCGGGGGCTCGTCGCGGTCGAGACCGAGGGGATCCACGACGTCTATCGACTGACCGAGGCGGGGATCGACGGTGTCGAGTCCCATCACCGGTGGCTCACGGCACGCGTCGAGGGCGGCTCGGGAACCGAAGCCGACGGGGATACGGAGTGA
- a CDS encoding phytoene/squalene synthase family protein, with product MSQQEERPRVDQADLRWCHESVQGVSRTFALTVDVLDEPMSSYICLGYLVCRIADTVEDASHIPPEDQVSLLDTYDAVLDPEDDTDPEAFAAAVEPHLPDDGELTEDWAVVRDSPRVLRTFGSLPEDVQEAIVPPARELVQGMAEFVERYEDEGGLRIQTKSELEEYCYYAAGTVGNLITNLVTRGDVAAERRRRLYDTAEEFGLLLQLVNISKDVYDDYTAENNVYLPAEWLRDEGVPQDEVVDEDHRASAASVVRRTAEFAGSFLDDAQTYLETVPLRDGNTLEAWAIPFLLAVGTLRELLAQPEDALSATGVKISRQEVLAVVSEMSGAGGESRESLGQLRESIASTPYHRTPSSAD from the coding sequence ATGTCTCAGCAGGAAGAACGTCCCCGAGTCGACCAAGCCGACCTCCGGTGGTGCCACGAGTCGGTCCAGGGGGTTTCTCGCACGTTCGCGCTCACGGTAGACGTGCTCGACGAGCCGATGTCCTCGTACATCTGCCTCGGGTACCTCGTCTGTCGGATCGCGGACACCGTCGAAGACGCGTCGCACATCCCGCCCGAAGACCAAGTATCGCTGCTCGACACCTACGACGCGGTCCTCGACCCCGAGGACGACACCGACCCGGAGGCGTTCGCCGCCGCCGTGGAACCGCACCTCCCCGACGACGGGGAGCTGACCGAAGACTGGGCGGTCGTCCGCGACTCCCCGCGGGTGCTCCGGACGTTCGGGAGCCTCCCCGAGGACGTCCAGGAGGCGATCGTGCCACCGGCCAGGGAGCTGGTCCAGGGGATGGCCGAGTTCGTGGAACGCTACGAGGACGAAGGCGGCCTCCGGATCCAGACGAAAAGCGAACTGGAGGAGTACTGCTACTACGCCGCCGGGACCGTCGGCAACCTCATCACGAACCTCGTGACGCGCGGGGACGTCGCCGCCGAGCGCCGCCGCCGGCTCTACGACACCGCCGAGGAGTTCGGTCTGCTCCTCCAGCTCGTCAACATCTCGAAGGACGTCTACGACGACTACACCGCCGAGAACAACGTCTACCTCCCGGCGGAGTGGCTCCGCGACGAGGGCGTCCCCCAAGACGAGGTCGTCGACGAGGACCACCGCGCCAGCGCGGCGTCGGTCGTCCGCCGGACCGCCGAGTTCGCGGGCTCGTTCCTCGACGACGCACAGACGTACCTGGAGACGGTCCCGCTCCGCGACGGCAACACGCTCGAAGCGTGGGCGATTCCGTTCCTGCTGGCGGTCGGCACGCTCCGCGAGCTGCTCGCTCAGCCCGAAGACGCCCTCTCTGCGACCGGCGTCAAGATCTCCCGCCAGGAGGTGCTCGCCGTCGTGAGCGAGATGAGCGGCGCGGGCGGCGAGAGCCGGGAGTCCCTGGGCCAGCTCCGCGAGTCGATCGCGTCGACGCCGTACCACCGGACGCCGTCGAGCGCCGACTGA
- a CDS encoding cytochrome c oxidase subunit 3 translates to MGTEEAHDDHGHHLPAVEDWPRGFGEASWWPFVTAAGAGGIYIAAALYILGRGDGAIVGPMVGPAALVATIGLFLVGLYGWTYHAFVVKFWDREADAQSANKLRWGMLAFLGSELATFGGLFGYYFWIRAGNWESIFVGVPELTGSLVLINTAILIVSSVTLHYAHLAIRKNDRGKFIGGLAATLLLGIVFIGGQVYEYYEFIIHEEFTIASGFFGSAFYGLTGLHGLHVSLGAVLLGIVFVRALLGQYSAERHVSVSTASMYWHFVDVVWIFLVVVLYVGAEVGA, encoded by the coding sequence ATGGGTACCGAAGAAGCACACGACGACCACGGACACCACCTCCCCGCGGTCGAGGACTGGCCCCGCGGGTTCGGTGAGGCGAGCTGGTGGCCGTTCGTCACCGCCGCAGGCGCAGGGGGGATCTACATCGCGGCCGCGCTGTACATCCTCGGCCGCGGTGACGGTGCGATCGTCGGCCCGATGGTCGGCCCGGCGGCCCTCGTCGCCACGATCGGACTCTTCCTCGTCGGACTGTACGGCTGGACGTACCACGCCTTCGTCGTCAAGTTCTGGGACCGCGAGGCCGACGCCCAGAGCGCGAACAAGCTCCGCTGGGGGATGCTCGCGTTCCTCGGCTCCGAACTGGCGACCTTCGGCGGCCTGTTCGGCTACTACTTCTGGATCCGCGCGGGCAACTGGGAGTCCATCTTCGTCGGGGTCCCCGAGCTGACGGGCTCGCTCGTCCTGATCAACACGGCGATCCTGATCGTTTCGTCGGTCACGCTGCACTACGCGCACCTGGCGATCCGGAAGAACGACCGCGGGAAGTTCATCGGCGGCCTCGCCGCGACGCTGCTCTTGGGGATCGTGTTCATCGGCGGCCAGGTCTACGAGTACTACGAGTTCATCATCCACGAGGAGTTCACGATCGCCTCCGGGTTCTTCGGCTCGGCCTTCTACGGCCTCACCGGCCTCCACGGCCTGCACGTCAGCCTCGGCGCGGTCCTCCTGGGGATCGTCTTCGTCCGCGCGCTCTTGGGGCAGTACTCCGCCGAGCGCCACGTCTCTGTGAGCACGGCGTCGATGTACTGGCACTTCGTCGACGTCGTCTGGATCTTCCTCGTCGTCGTCCTCTACGTCGGCGCGGAAGTCGGGGCCTGA
- a CDS encoding DUF998 domain-containing protein, translating to MTHSRTDFSSSQRAERAARLSGPLGAVLTVGAIAAAIALSPEFSWTASALSDLGVAADPTVRLLFNGGLIAGGVVAVAYGRALGRHSTAVAVGYVLAIVAMALVGAFPSDTPLHFPVAVAFFLLATATVVIDGWRRRTTAAGRVALALAAGHALGWLLWGFEVRPGPGLALPELGGVVMFGLWVLALAPPVRGPGA from the coding sequence GTGACTCACAGCCGAACGGATTTCTCGTCGTCGCAACGCGCCGAGCGCGCCGCCCGGCTCTCCGGGCCGCTCGGCGCCGTTCTCACCGTCGGCGCGATTGCGGCGGCGATCGCGCTCTCGCCGGAGTTCTCCTGGACGGCGAGCGCGCTCTCCGATCTGGGCGTCGCCGCCGACCCGACGGTCCGGCTCCTGTTCAACGGCGGCCTGATCGCGGGCGGCGTCGTCGCCGTCGCGTACGGGCGGGCACTCGGGCGGCACTCGACGGCGGTCGCGGTCGGGTACGTCCTCGCGATCGTCGCGATGGCGCTCGTCGGGGCGTTTCCGTCCGACACGCCCCTGCACTTTCCGGTCGCGGTCGCCTTCTTCCTCCTCGCGACGGCGACGGTGGTGATCGACGGCTGGCGACGCCGGACGACCGCGGCGGGCCGCGTCGCGCTCGCGCTGGCCGCGGGGCACGCCCTCGGGTGGCTCCTGTGGGGATTCGAGGTCCGGCCGGGGCCGGGGCTGGCGCTGCCGGAGCTCGGCGGCGTCGTGATGTTCGGGCTCTGGGTCCTCGCGCTGGCGCCGCCGGTCCGCGGTCCGGGAGCGTAG
- the dph5 gene encoding diphthine synthase, which translates to MLTFIGLGLYDERSITVEGREALADADRAVAEFYTSHLVGATVDDLSAYHDIDIEVRERAGVEQHPEDVLDAAEDGHVAFLTAGDTMISTTHVDLRLRAIERGIDTRVIHGVTAQTAASGLTGLQNYRFGKAVTLPFPYAHGAEGVPQSVLDSIERNREQGLHTLVYLDIKAERDEYMTADVAAGMFADDWDDVLGVAVARAGSPEPTVAADRLSALAERDFGDPLHLLVIPGDLHHVESDALATLGGAPADALAENEV; encoded by the coding sequence ATGCTCACCTTCATCGGTCTCGGCCTCTACGACGAGCGCTCGATCACCGTCGAGGGCCGGGAGGCGCTCGCCGACGCCGACCGCGCCGTCGCGGAGTTCTACACGAGTCACCTCGTCGGCGCGACCGTCGACGACCTCTCGGCGTACCACGACATCGACATCGAGGTCCGCGAGCGCGCGGGCGTCGAACAGCACCCCGAGGACGTCCTCGACGCCGCCGAGGACGGACACGTCGCCTTCCTCACCGCGGGCGACACGATGATCTCGACGACCCACGTCGACCTGCGACTGCGGGCGATCGAGCGCGGCATCGACACCCGCGTGATCCACGGCGTGACCGCACAGACGGCCGCCAGCGGCCTGACGGGGCTCCAGAACTACCGCTTCGGGAAGGCCGTCACGCTCCCGTTCCCCTACGCCCACGGCGCCGAGGGGGTGCCACAGAGCGTGCTCGACTCGATCGAGCGGAACCGCGAGCAGGGGCTCCACACCCTCGTCTATCTCGACATCAAGGCCGAACGCGACGAGTATATGACCGCCGACGTCGCCGCCGGGATGTTCGCCGACGACTGGGACGACGTCCTCGGCGTCGCCGTCGCCCGCGCCGGCAGTCCGGAGCCGACCGTCGCGGCCGACCGCCTCTCGGCGCTTGCCGAACGCGACTTCGGCGACCCGCTGCACCTGCTCGTGATCCCGGGCGATCTCCACCATGTCGAGTCCGACGCGCTGGCGACGCTCGGCGGCGCGCCCGCGGACGCGCTGGCCGAAAACGAAGTCTGA